In one Vidua chalybeata isolate OUT-0048 chromosome 4, bVidCha1 merged haplotype, whole genome shotgun sequence genomic region, the following are encoded:
- the NDNF gene encoding protein NDNF produces MLLLRCPLPLLLLLLLPLDSRPQKLPTRDEELFQMQIRDKAFFHDSSVIPDGAEISSYLFRDTPKRYFFVVEEDNTPLAVTVTPCDAPLEWKLSVQELPEEASGEGSGDPEPLEQQKQQITSEEGTDLFSYKGNDVEYFVSSSSPSGLYQLDLLSTEKDTHFKVYATTTPESDQPYPELPYDPRIDVTSLGRTTVTLAWKPSPTASLLRQPIQYCIVINKEHNFKSLCAVEAKLSSDDAFMMAPKPGLDFSPFDFAHFGFPADNNSGKERGFLKSSKFGRQMSPKPRVDLNRVCIGNKNIFTVSDLKPDTQYYFDMFAVNTNTNMSTAYVGTFARTKEEAKQKTVELKDGKVTDVFIKRKGVKFLHFAPVSSHQKVTFSIHSCLDAVQIQVRRDGKLLLSQSVEGVRQFQLRGKAKAKYLIRLKGSKKGASMLKILATTRPNKQSFPSLPEDTRIKAFDKLRTCSSVTVAWLGTQERNKFCIYKREVDDNYNEEQKKREQNQCLGPDTRKKSEKVLCKYFHSQNIQKAVTTETIRGLQPGKSYLLDVYVIGHGGHSVKYQSKLVKTRKFC; encoded by the exons ATGCTCCTGCTGCGCTGCCCACTGCcgctcctcctgctgctgctgctgccgctcgACTCCAGGCCCCAGAAATTGCCCACCAGGGATGAGGAGCTCTTCCAGATGCAGATCCGGGACAAGGCGTTCTTCCACGACTCGTCAGTCATCCCTGATGGAGCTGAAATCAGCAGCTACCTCTTCCGAGACACCCCCAAAAG GTACTTCTTCGTGGTTGAAGAGGACAACACTCCCTtagcagtgacagtgacaccatGTGATGCCCCTCTGGAGTGGAAATTGAGTGTGCAGGAGCTCCCAGAGGAAGCCAGTGGGGAAGGATCAG GCGATCCAGAGCCCCTTGAGCAACAGAAACAGCAGATTACCAGTGAGGAAGGCACGGATCTCTTCTCCTACAAAGGCAATGACGTGGAGTACTTTGTGTCCTCTAGTTCCCCCTCTGGGCTGTACCAGCTGGATCTGCTGTCGACAGAGAAAGACACCCATTTTAAAGTGTATGCAACCACGACTCCAGAGTCGGACCAGCCTTATCCGGAGTTACCTTACGATCCCAGAATCGATGTTACCTCTCTGGGACGTACAACGGTGACGCTGGCATGGAAACCGAGCCCCACGGCCTCCTTACTGAGACAGCCCATCCAGTACTGCATAGTCATCAACAAAGAGCATAACTTCAAAAGCCTCTGTGCTGTCGAAGCCAAACTCAGCTCTGACGATGCCTTCATGATGGCTCCAAAACCAGGTCTGGATTTCAGTCCCTTTGACTTTGCCCATTTTGGCTTCCCTGCAGACAACAACTCTGGCAAAGAACGTGGTTTCCTAAAATCATCCAAGTTTGGGCGGcaaatgtccccaaagccaAGAGTTGACCTGAATAGAGTTTGTATTGGGAACAAGAACATCTTCACTGTGTCTGACCTGAAGCCAGACACGCAGTACTACTTTGACATGTTTGCAGTGAACACCAACACCAACATGAGCACCGCCTATGTTGGAACCTTCGCCAGGACCAAGGAGGAGGCGAAGCAGAAAACAGTCGAGCTGAAGGATGGCAAAGTTACAGATGTGTTCATCAAAAGAAAGGGAGTCAAATTTCTACATTTTGCCCCTGTTTCATCTCACCAAAAAGTCACCTTTTCCATTCATTCCTGCCTGGATGCTGTTCAGATCCAAGTTAGGAGAGATGGAAAACTTCTCTTGTCTCAAAGCGTGGAGGGCGTGCGGCAGTTCCAGCTCcgggggaaagcaaaagcaaaatacctTATTAGGCTGAAGGGCAGCAAGAAAGGTGCTTCCATGCTGAAGATCCTGGCTACAACCAGGCCTAACAAGCAGtcattcccttcccttcccgaaGACACGCGGATCAAAGCCTTTGACAAGCTCCGCACGTGTTCCTCGGTCACTGTGGCATGGCTGGGCACGCAGGAGAGGAACAAATTCTGCATCTACAAGAGGGAAGTGGATGACAATTACAAcgaagagcagaagaaaagagagcagAACCAGTGCTTGGGTCCAGACACGAGGAAGAAGTCGGAAAAGGTTCTGTGTAAATACTTCCACAGCCAGAACATCCAGAAAGCAGTGACCACAGAGACAATCAGAGGCCTGCAGCCTGGCAAGTCCTACCTGCTGGATGTTTACGTGATAGGGCATGGTGGGCACTCAGTGAAATACCAGAGCAAACTggtgaaaacaaggaagttCTGTTAG